GTTCGACCAGAATCAGCAGTTCGTTGTTCTTGTTGCACACGCCTTGAATGAACTTGGCGGACTCTTCGTTACCGACGTTCGGCGCGGTCTCGATTTCCGACTGACGCAGGTAAACCACTTCAGCCACGCTGTCGACCATGATCCCGACCACTTGCTTGTCGGCTTCGATGATGACGATGCGGGTGTTGTCGCTGATCTCGGCATTCATCAGGCCGAAGCGCTGACGGGTGTCGATTACGGTGACCACGTTACCGCGCAGGTTGATGATGCCCAGCACGTAGCTCGGAGCACCCGGGACCGGGGCGATTTCGGTGTATCGCAGGACTTCCTGAACGCGCATCACGTTGATGCCGTAGGTTTCGTTGTCCAGCTTGAAGGTTACCCATTGCAGGATCGGATCTTCAGAACCTTTTGCATTCGTCGCTTGATTACTCATACCCTGACCCCTCGAAAAACCGCTTCTGGCGGCGTGTGTTCTGTGTGGCGGCATTCAACAATGCCGTCGCATGATTGTTATGTCGGCTGCTATGTCGATTTGTGTAGCGGCTTGCTGCCGCCCATGTGCTTTGCCCCGCCACTGGCGATCAACTCGGCCAATGCGGAGACGTCCAGCAATGCACACATGTGCTCAATCACCGTGCCGGCAAGCCATGGCCGCTGACCTCGATGACTTCTCCATTTGATTTCGTTCGGGTCCAGGCGCAATGAGCGGCTGACCTGATGCACCGCCAGCCCCCACTCGTAGCCCTGCACCGAAATGACGTATTGCAGGCCCTGGCGGAAATCGTCGCGGTAGCGGTCGGGCATGACCCAGCGCGCAGTATCCAGGACTTTCAGATTGCCGGCCTGACTCGGCAGGATCCCGAGGAACCATTCCGGCTGACCGAACAGCGGCGTCAGCTCGTGACCGGCCAGCGAGTAGATCGAGCCCAGGCACACCAGCGGCACCGCCAGGGTCAAACCGGCGACATCGAACAGCAGGCATTCGAACGGCTCGGCAGCCCACGACGGTCGACCGTCGGTTTCCACCGGCGGCGGCGTATTGCTCGGCGGCAGATGGACTTCGACCACCGGCGGCACGAGGGTTTGCAGCAACGGTGCGAGGGTCGACACCGGCGCCAGAATCGGTGCCGGTGCTTCTTCGGTCACCACCGGAACTTTTGCGACCGGAGCAACCAATGGCGCTGCGACGGGCGCAGCGGCCACAACAGACTTCTGCGCATCACGCGCCTGCTCTTCAAGCACTGCGGCCTGGAACTCGTCCAGTGCCGCTTCGACCTCGATCGTTTCAACGACCTCAATGACTGCAGCCACCGCTTCGACTTCCAGCGGCAACTCTTCAGTCGCCTCCATCAGCAGGTTGTCCAGATAAGACTGGAGCGCCAATTGCGGACGCGAAGTGGTTTTCACCGGCCGATTCATCTCAGGCCACCTGCGGAACGAGTTGTGCCGCCAGCAAATGCTTGAGCAATGCGCGATACGCCAGAACGCCGCGGCTCTTGCCGTCGAATTGCGAAGGCGTCAGCCCGGCCCGGCTCGCATCGCGCAGGCGCGTGTCGATTGGAATGTAGCCCTGCCAGATTTCCTCCGGGTATTTGTCGCGCAACACCCGAAGGGTGCCGAGGGACGCCTGGGTGCGGCGGTCGAACAGGGTTGGAATGATGGTGAACGGCAACGCCACTTTGCGTGAGCGGTTGATCATCGCCAAGGTGTTGACCATGCGCTCCAGGCCTTTGACGGCCAGATGCTCGGTCTGCACCGGAATCACCAACTGCTGGCTGGCCGCCAATGCATTGACCATCAGCACGCCGAGCAAAGGCGGGCTGTCGATCACAGCGTAATCGAAGTCCTGCCACAACTGCGCCAGGCTCTTGGCGATCACCAGGCCCAAACCACTCTGCCCCGGCGACTGGCGCTCAAGGGTTGCCAGCGCGGTGCTCGATGGCAACAGGGAAATGCGTTCGTCACTGGTGGGCATCAGCAACTGACCGGGCAAGCCTTGCGGCACGCTGCCCTTGTGCAAAAACAGGTCGTAGCTGCTGTGTTC
This genomic stretch from Pseudomonas wuhanensis harbors:
- a CDS encoding ParA family protein — protein: MRVWAVANQKGGVGKTTSSIALAGLLAEAGKRVVVVDLDPHGSMTSYFGYDPDSLEHSSYDLFLHKGSVPQGLPGQLLMPTSDERISLLPSSTALATLERQSPGQSGLGLVIAKSLAQLWQDFDYAVIDSPPLLGVLMVNALAASQQLVIPVQTEHLAVKGLERMVNTLAMINRSRKVALPFTIIPTLFDRRTQASLGTLRVLRDKYPEEIWQGYIPIDTRLRDASRAGLTPSQFDGKSRGVLAYRALLKHLLAAQLVPQVA
- a CDS encoding chemotaxis protein CheW; protein product: MSNQATNAKGSEDPILQWVTFKLDNETYGINVMRVQEVLRYTEIAPVPGAPSYVLGIINLRGNVVTVIDTRQRFGLMNAEISDNTRIVIIEADKQVVGIMVDSVAEVVYLRQSEIETAPNVGNEESAKFIQGVCNKNNELLILVELDKMMSEEEWSELESI
- a CDS encoding CheW domain-containing protein gives rise to the protein MNRPVKTTSRPQLALQSYLDNLLMEATEELPLEVEAVAAVIEVVETIEVEAALDEFQAAVLEEQARDAQKSVVAAAPVAAPLVAPVAKVPVVTEEAPAPILAPVSTLAPLLQTLVPPVVEVHLPPSNTPPPVETDGRPSWAAEPFECLLFDVAGLTLAVPLVCLGSIYSLAGHELTPLFGQPEWFLGILPSQAGNLKVLDTARWVMPDRYRDDFRQGLQYVISVQGYEWGLAVHQVSRSLRLDPNEIKWRSHRGQRPWLAGTVIEHMCALLDVSALAELIASGGAKHMGGSKPLHKST